From one Nocardioides yefusunii genomic stretch:
- a CDS encoding ATP-dependent helicase, with the protein MTSPIRLLRRPPNQVVVPTLDAAQRAVVEHGDGPLLVLAGPGTGKTTTLVEAVVDRIENRGADPSQVLALTFSRKAAQQLRDRITARLGRTVASPVSMTFHSFAHALMRRYTPDELYGTALRLLSAPEADVVMHEVLTEMRDELPWPESLGEAVNTRGFAAEVATVISRAREHGADEEQLIAIGRAHPDAPELLAAGLFLQNYLLHLDYRAATDYADLVRRAVIEATAHSAELREEFRYVFVDEYQDTDPGQVQLLKAIAGGGGNLVVVGDPNQSIYGFRGAEVRGILEFPQTFHTRDGADAPVVVLDTTRRFGTTLLQAATRVAGNLPLNGAIPAQARDLFLHPRAAEGTATGRVEVFTYDTERAEAERLADLLRRAHLDDGVAWNDMAVLVRTGSSTLPALRRMLSNAGVPVETATDEIPLAQEPAVRPLMWALELLVSAEEQRRARRRADEGLELSDFQQRALEWSPTPTTAHDLLTSPLVLLRATELRSVSRVLRQREVAAAAAEERPALSSGELLARALVTDDGFEGVPEDVGGRAVAFKQLLDETRDLMRQGKEVEELLWHLWEGVAWRDRLRAAVLRGGTSAPKAHRDLDALCALFDTAARLEEPRLRTDVRGFLAFVGSQALPADSLADKGVRTEAVTLTTAHRSKGLEWPMVVVAHVQEDDWPDLRRRATLLGADRLGSEQYGHLQLVGDASRAAMLAEERRLFFVACTRAKERLVITAVASNAEDGEMPSRFVDEVCTTPQQEKDGHEPVRVVHEQGRPLRPLSLAGVVADLRRTVADPEVDEALRDAAAKRLALLAAEEIEGRPLVPAADPTRWWGTAGTTLAATPVRPADRPVKLSASTVQAIAECPAKWFLEREAGGSSFSGQSAAFGNVVHKIAEHVTDPEVGEASLDELMALLDTVWDQLPFRTPWSREKEREEARKAVERFLNHHNASTRTVLGTEVAFNFTSTLPDGQQVQLRGFADRLELDAQGRVVVVDLKTGKYPPSDKSLVENPQLGIYQYAVEQGGFSDHVAPGSLSGGAELWQLRASKKDVPKVQAQAKQEPDPEGWVLAERQLAETAQTIRAEDFAAVPGSHCDFCTFRSLCPARTTSGVIS; encoded by the coding sequence ATGACCAGCCCGATCCGTCTGCTCCGTCGTCCGCCGAACCAGGTCGTCGTCCCGACACTGGACGCCGCGCAGCGTGCCGTGGTCGAGCACGGGGACGGGCCGTTGCTGGTCCTGGCGGGGCCGGGGACGGGCAAGACGACGACGCTGGTCGAGGCCGTCGTCGACCGGATCGAGAACCGTGGCGCCGACCCGTCACAGGTGCTCGCCCTGACGTTCTCCCGCAAGGCCGCCCAGCAGCTTCGCGACCGGATCACCGCGCGCCTGGGCCGCACGGTCGCGAGCCCGGTCTCGATGACCTTCCATTCGTTCGCGCACGCCCTGATGCGTCGGTACACGCCCGACGAGCTCTACGGCACCGCGTTGCGTCTGCTCAGCGCACCCGAGGCCGACGTGGTCATGCACGAGGTGCTCACCGAGATGCGCGACGAGCTGCCGTGGCCCGAGTCGTTGGGCGAGGCAGTCAACACGCGTGGTTTCGCGGCCGAGGTCGCCACCGTCATCTCCCGTGCCCGCGAGCACGGTGCCGACGAGGAACAACTGATCGCGATCGGTCGGGCTCACCCTGACGCCCCCGAACTCCTCGCGGCCGGACTGTTCCTGCAGAACTACCTCCTGCACCTCGACTACCGCGCCGCCACCGACTACGCCGACCTGGTGCGTCGTGCCGTGATCGAGGCGACCGCCCACTCGGCCGAACTGCGCGAGGAGTTCCGGTACGTCTTCGTCGACGAGTACCAGGACACCGACCCCGGTCAGGTGCAGCTGCTCAAGGCGATCGCCGGAGGCGGCGGCAACCTGGTGGTCGTCGGTGACCCCAACCAGTCGATCTACGGCTTCCGTGGCGCCGAGGTCCGCGGCATCCTCGAGTTCCCGCAGACCTTCCACACCCGCGACGGCGCCGACGCCCCGGTGGTCGTCCTCGACACCACCCGACGCTTCGGGACCACGCTGCTGCAGGCCGCCACCCGGGTGGCGGGCAACCTGCCGCTCAACGGTGCCATCCCAGCCCAGGCCCGCGACCTCTTCCTGCACCCGCGTGCGGCCGAAGGGACCGCCACGGGACGCGTCGAGGTCTTCACCTACGACACCGAACGTGCCGAGGCCGAACGCCTCGCCGACCTGCTGCGCCGCGCCCACCTCGACGACGGGGTGGCCTGGAACGACATGGCCGTCCTGGTCCGCACCGGATCGAGCACCCTCCCGGCACTGCGCCGGATGCTCTCCAACGCCGGCGTCCCGGTGGAGACCGCCACCGACGAGATCCCGCTCGCCCAGGAACCAGCCGTGCGTCCGCTGATGTGGGCACTGGAACTCCTGGTCAGTGCCGAGGAGCAGCGTCGGGCCCGTCGTCGTGCCGACGAAGGTCTGGAACTCTCCGACTTCCAGCAGCGTGCCCTGGAGTGGAGCCCCACCCCGACCACCGCCCACGACCTCCTGACCTCGCCGCTGGTGCTGCTGCGTGCCACTGAGCTGCGCTCGGTCAGCCGGGTGCTGCGTCAGCGCGAGGTCGCCGCTGCCGCTGCCGAGGAACGTCCTGCGCTCTCCTCGGGAGAACTGCTCGCCCGGGCCCTCGTCACCGACGACGGTTTCGAAGGCGTCCCCGAGGACGTCGGCGGCCGGGCCGTCGCGTTCAAGCAACTCCTCGACGAGACCCGCGACCTGATGCGTCAGGGCAAGGAGGTCGAAGAGCTGCTCTGGCACCTCTGGGAGGGCGTCGCCTGGCGCGACCGGCTCCGGGCAGCCGTGCTCCGTGGCGGCACCAGCGCTCCCAAGGCCCACCGTGACCTCGATGCCCTGTGCGCCCTCTTCGACACCGCAGCACGTCTGGAGGAACCCCGCCTACGCACCGACGTGCGCGGCTTCCTCGCCTTCGTCGGTTCCCAGGCCCTGCCGGCCGACAGCCTCGCCGACAAGGGTGTGCGCACCGAAGCGGTCACCCTCACCACCGCACACCGTTCCAAGGGCCTGGAGTGGCCGATGGTGGTGGTCGCCCACGTCCAGGAGGACGACTGGCCCGACCTGCGTCGCCGCGCCACGCTCCTGGGTGCTGACCGACTCGGTTCGGAGCAGTACGGCCACCTGCAGCTCGTCGGGGACGCCTCGCGAGCCGCGATGTTGGCCGAGGAACGTCGCCTCTTCTTCGTGGCCTGCACCCGTGCCAAGGAGCGCCTCGTCATCACCGCCGTCGCCTCGAACGCCGAGGACGGCGAGATGCCGTCCCGGTTCGTCGACGAGGTCTGCACGACGCCGCAGCAGGAGAAGGACGGGCACGAGCCGGTACGGGTCGTGCACGAGCAGGGCCGACCGCTGCGCCCGCTCAGTCTGGCCGGAGTCGTGGCCGACCTGCGTCGCACTGTGGCCGACCCCGAGGTCGACGAGGCCTTGCGTGACGCAGCGGCGAAGCGGCTGGCGTTGCTCGCCGCCGAGGAGATCGAGGGTCGACCGCTGGTCCCGGCCGCCGACCCGACCCGCTGGTGGGGCACCGCCGGCACCACCCTGGCCGCGACCCCGGTCCGGCCCGCCGACCGCCCGGTGAAGTTGTCGGCCTCCACCGTCCAGGCGATCGCCGAGTGCCCGGCGAAGTGGTTCCTCGAGCGCGAGGCCGGCGGATCGTCGTTCTCCGGCCAGAGCGCCGCCTTCGGCAACGTGGTCCACAAGATCGCCGAGCACGTCACCGACCCGGAGGTCGGCGAGGCCTCCCTGGACGAGCTGATGGCGCTCCTCGACACGGTCTGGGACCAGCTGCCGTTCCGCACCCCGTGGTCGCGGGAGAAGGAACGCGAGGAGGCCCGCAAGGCCGTCGAACGGTTCCTCAACCACCACAACGCCTCCACCCGCACGGTGCTGGGCACCGAGGTGGCGTTCAACTTCACCTCGACCCTGCCCGACGGGCAGCAGGTCCAGCTGCGCGGCTTCGCCGACCGTCTCGAACTGGACGCGCAGGGACGGGTGGTCGTCGTCGACCTCAAGACCGGCAAGTACCCGCCGAGCGACAAGTCGTTGGTGGAGAACCCCCAGCTCGGCATCTACCAGTACGCCGTCGAACAGGGCGGCTTCTCCGATCACGTCGCACCCGGCAGTCTCTCCGGCGGTGCGGAGCTGTGGCAGCTGCGGGCCTCGAAGAAGGACGTCCCCAAGGTCCAGGCCCAGGCGAAGCAGGAGCCGGACCCCGAGGGCTGGGTGCTCGCCGAGCGCCAGCTCGCCGAGACCGCGCAGACCATCCGGGCCGAGGACTTCGCCGCCGTCCCGGGGTCGCACTGCGACTTCTGCACCTTCCGTTCGCTCTGCCCCGCCCGCACCACCTCCGGAGTGATCTCGTGA
- a CDS encoding ATP-dependent DNA helicase: protein MTTPAQTTPAQTASSTTSQPLRIATPADLRAVTGASFTVSDQQWEAISAPPQPGVVIAGAGSGKTELMSARVIFLVANGFVAADEVLGLTFTTKATAELSQRIRGALANAGLDRAPMGEDGAPGDLLEPTVSTYNAYAASLLSEHGLRIGHEPGVRVMGDAARFQLAQRVIANHRGEVRHLSDHPGTVIGWLLALDGAMNEHLVSADAVRAFQSNERPLFEAELADLIAEKARNKTKQDAIRTVLEKMDQRRELLDLVLAYREAKAKYRLMDFSDQIVGACRVADEFPEVAAGERAKFKVVLLDEYQDTSVAQALLLSRLFSGPDAEHGRGHAVTAVGDPNQAIYGWRGASVANIANFRSQFPMADGTDSRRFSLTVNRRSDRRILDVANELAAPLLEEQEGLVEPLEWKPDAEEGVVRSVVHRTQSDELTWLVEEVKAAHTRIRNEALARVQQAKIEKRFDDARALEAKADLCWREIGILVRTNSEGANAYDALSAAGVPVEIVGLGGLLRLPEVAQVVATLSLLEDLTDNASLLTLLAGPRWEIGVRDLALLGQRSAELARAEAAPEGAQSIAAELSDAVAGADPTEMASLNEALASPGDLPYSPQAKERFARLAAELEHLRSFVGDPLLDLMRRIMDVTGLDTELAASTSPAAEARRENLDLFLKAVADFQAVDGTVTLPALNAWLEVEDAESGGLDLAPPSESDSVKLLTVHRSKGLEYDVVFMIGVAEERFPSSRARSQWTAVSHELPARLRGDADSVPQLEERSADGLAQLKADVKAHHAMEELRLGYVAYTRARHEFVVSSHVWGTRQKPLKPSSYLQVVRDAEKRWQEAGDPRELAEWYVPGEDEENPVHAESQRVGWPSTDRTRERERREEAARRVLAADVEAADDVERLAGVEAPDGGTGAETVARWDAEIERLLLEERTRRRSVIEIEVPASLSTTAVQKLRQDPQAYAEELLRPMPKPPAPAARFGTAFHAWIEARCEQQMLLDPEDLPGRADAGIVDDSDLTALQQAFEKSVFGTRRPSAVEAPFSLAVGPHVVRGRIDAVYQEPDAPDGSTRWLLVDWKTHRSETADSFQLSVYRQAWAELHRVPPENVDVAFHYVRSGRTVRPTNLATREELIAILDGTHADGVSLEE from the coding sequence GTGACCACGCCCGCCCAGACCACGCCCGCCCAGACCGCGTCCAGCACGACGTCGCAGCCGCTGCGGATCGCCACCCCCGCCGACCTGCGCGCCGTCACCGGTGCCTCGTTCACCGTCTCCGACCAGCAGTGGGAGGCGATCTCCGCGCCGCCGCAGCCCGGCGTCGTCATCGCCGGCGCCGGTTCGGGCAAGACCGAGCTGATGTCGGCACGCGTCATCTTCCTGGTCGCCAACGGTTTCGTGGCCGCGGACGAGGTGCTCGGCCTGACGTTTACGACGAAGGCCACCGCCGAGCTCTCCCAGCGCATCCGTGGCGCCCTCGCCAACGCCGGTCTCGACCGCGCGCCGATGGGGGAGGACGGCGCCCCGGGTGACCTGCTCGAGCCCACCGTCTCCACCTACAACGCCTATGCCGCGTCCCTCCTGAGTGAGCACGGGCTGCGGATCGGGCACGAGCCCGGCGTCCGGGTGATGGGCGACGCCGCCCGGTTCCAGCTCGCCCAGCGGGTGATCGCGAACCATCGCGGGGAGGTGCGCCACCTCTCCGACCACCCCGGCACCGTCATCGGGTGGCTGCTGGCCCTGGACGGCGCGATGAACGAACACCTCGTCAGCGCCGACGCTGTGCGTGCCTTCCAGAGCAACGAGCGTCCGCTCTTCGAGGCCGAACTGGCCGACCTGATCGCGGAGAAGGCCCGCAACAAGACCAAGCAGGACGCGATCCGCACCGTCCTGGAGAAGATGGACCAGCGTCGCGAACTCCTCGACCTGGTGCTCGCCTACCGTGAGGCCAAGGCGAAGTACCGGCTCATGGACTTCTCCGACCAGATCGTCGGCGCCTGCCGGGTCGCGGACGAGTTCCCCGAGGTCGCAGCGGGGGAGCGCGCCAAGTTCAAGGTCGTGCTGCTCGACGAGTACCAGGACACCTCCGTGGCCCAGGCGCTGCTGCTCTCGCGTCTCTTCAGCGGACCCGACGCCGAGCACGGACGCGGTCACGCGGTCACTGCGGTCGGTGACCCCAACCAAGCGATCTACGGCTGGCGTGGTGCGTCGGTGGCCAACATCGCCAACTTCCGTTCCCAGTTCCCGATGGCCGACGGCACCGACTCGCGTCGTTTCTCCCTCACCGTCAACCGTCGCTCCGACCGCCGCATCCTCGACGTCGCCAACGAACTCGCCGCCCCGCTGCTGGAGGAGCAGGAGGGCCTGGTCGAACCGCTGGAGTGGAAGCCCGACGCTGAGGAAGGCGTCGTGCGTTCGGTGGTGCATCGCACCCAGTCCGACGAACTCACCTGGCTGGTCGAGGAGGTCAAGGCGGCCCACACCCGGATCCGCAACGAGGCGCTGGCGCGCGTCCAGCAGGCCAAGATCGAGAAGCGGTTCGACGACGCCCGCGCGCTGGAGGCCAAGGCCGACCTGTGCTGGCGTGAGATCGGCATCCTGGTGCGCACCAACTCCGAGGGAGCCAATGCCTACGACGCCCTGAGCGCGGCCGGGGTCCCGGTCGAGATCGTGGGTCTGGGTGGACTGCTGCGGCTCCCCGAGGTGGCCCAGGTGGTGGCCACCCTCAGCCTGCTCGAGGACCTCACCGACAACGCCTCCCTGCTGACGTTGCTGGCCGGTCCGCGCTGGGAGATCGGGGTCCGTGACCTCGCCCTGCTCGGACAGCGCTCCGCCGAACTGGCCCGGGCCGAAGCCGCCCCCGAGGGCGCGCAGAGCATCGCCGCCGAACTCTCCGACGCCGTTGCCGGAGCCGACCCCACCGAGATGGCCTCGCTCAACGAGGCACTGGCCTCGCCCGGGGACCTGCCCTACTCGCCGCAGGCGAAGGAGCGCTTCGCCCGGCTCGCTGCCGAACTGGAGCACCTGCGCTCGTTCGTGGGCGACCCGCTCCTCGACCTGATGCGCCGGATCATGGACGTCACCGGTCTTGACACCGAACTGGCCGCCTCCACCTCACCGGCAGCCGAGGCGCGTCGCGAGAACCTCGACCTCTTCCTCAAGGCGGTGGCTGACTTCCAGGCTGTCGACGGCACCGTCACCCTGCCTGCCCTCAACGCCTGGCTGGAGGTCGAGGACGCCGAGAGCGGGGGCCTGGACCTCGCCCCGCCGAGTGAGTCCGACTCGGTGAAGCTGCTCACCGTGCACCGTTCCAAGGGCTTGGAGTACGACGTCGTGTTCATGATCGGGGTCGCCGAGGAACGCTTCCCGAGCTCGCGGGCCAGGTCGCAGTGGACGGCCGTGAGCCACGAACTCCCCGCCAGACTGCGCGGCGACGCCGACAGCGTGCCGCAGTTGGAGGAACGCTCCGCCGACGGCCTGGCCCAGCTGAAGGCTGACGTCAAGGCTCACCACGCGATGGAGGAGCTCCGTCTCGGGTACGTCGCCTACACCCGGGCCCGCCACGAGTTCGTCGTCTCCAGCCACGTCTGGGGCACCCGGCAGAAGCCGCTCAAGCCGTCGTCGTACCTGCAGGTGGTCCGCGACGCCGAGAAGCGCTGGCAGGAGGCAGGAGACCCGCGCGAGCTCGCCGAGTGGTACGTCCCCGGCGAGGACGAGGAGAACCCGGTCCACGCCGAGTCGCAGCGCGTCGGCTGGCCCTCGACCGACCGCACCCGCGAACGCGAACGACGTGAGGAGGCCGCCCGGCGGGTCCTGGCCGCTGACGTCGAGGCCGCGGACGACGTCGAACGCCTGGCAGGTGTCGAGGCTCCCGACGGTGGGACCGGCGCTGAGACCGTCGCACGGTGGGACGCCGAGATCGAGCGGCTGCTGCTGGAGGAACGCACCCGCCGTCGCAGCGTGATCGAGATCGAGGTGCCGGCCTCGCTCTCCACCACCGCGGTGCAGAAGCTGCGGCAGGACCCGCAGGCCTACGCCGAGGAACTGCTGCGCCCGATGCCCAAGCCGCCCGCTCCCGCAGCCCGGTTCGGCACCGCCTTCCACGCCTGGATCGAGGCCCGGTGCGAGCAACAGATGCTGCTCGACCCCGAGGACCTCCCGGGCCGGGCCGACGCCGGCATCGTCGACGACTCCGACCTCACTGCGCTGCAGCAGGCGTTCGAGAAGAGCGTCTTCGGCACCCGCCGTCCCAGCGCCGTGGAGGCCCCGTTCTCGCTGGCCGTGGGTCCGCACGTCGTGCGAGGCCGGATCGACGCCGTCTACCAGGAGCCCGACGCCCCCGACGGGAGCACCCGCTGGCTCCTGGTCG